From Astatotilapia calliptera chromosome 19, fAstCal1.2, whole genome shotgun sequence, a single genomic window includes:
- the fam167b gene encoding protein FAM167B, producing MLSVYQQSAAPMDFKELGDGSSSEGDTEDLDSVKALTEKLKLQTRRPSYLEWQERVQSRAWKERNSADGPESGGQQVVSVPAILRRSELVVGSICGFDTMDDALEHLRKELREMQVQDNRLARQLIRLRVEIHRLKVEQVCHRHKEMLDDATYELEECGEESDLLCDIPMKAAFALSTPLKHLGLTKMNINSRRFSLC from the exons ATGCTCAGCGTGTATCAGCAATCTGCTGCACCGATGGATTTTAAGGAGCTTGGAGACGGCTCGTCCTCCGAGGGCGACACGGAGGATCTGGACAGCGTGAAAGCGCTCACGGAGAAGCTGAAGTTACAGACCCGCAGACCGTCCTACCTCGAGTGGCAGGAGCGCGTACAGAGCCGAGCGTGGAAGGAAAGAAATTCCGCGGACGGTCCCGAATCAGGAGGACAGCAAGTCGTTTCCGTGCCGGCAATTTTGAGGAGGTCAGAACTGGTTGTGGGCAGCATCTGTGGCTTTGACACTATGGACGATGCCCTGGAGCATCTTAGAAAAGAGCTG AGGGAAATGCAAGTTCAGGACAACCGACTGGCCCGTCAGCTGATCCGTCTGCGGGTGGAGATCCATCGGCTCAAAGTGGAGCAAGTGTGCCACCGTCACAAGGAGATGCTGGACGACGCAACGTACGAGCTGGAGGAGTGCGGAGAGGAGTCGGACCTGCTGTGTGATATCCCCATGAAGGCTGCCTTTGCTCTGTCCACCCCTCTAAAGCATCTGGGCCTCACCAAGATGAATATCAACTCCAGGCGTTTCTCACTGTGTTAA